A region from the Rosa rugosa chromosome 6, drRosRugo1.1, whole genome shotgun sequence genome encodes:
- the LOC133715650 gene encoding NAC domain-containing protein 3-like isoform X2 yields MEWHFFSRRVFKHSKSEGKGKGKSKGTQINRATKEGSWKKQGDDKRITRPYSDKQIGGKRILTFYLPKKQRTDWVIHEYYLTKPNSDEQIGDFVLCRLKHKSGKSDDDQQDDPLCDGGEPNSGSCSMVSNVEDQGSKELGTVLPIPNGNNDEAEHGGGSCSMAFDVENQASKHLENDLLIPNGNDNEAEHGSSCPITSGFDNEAAADGMLTEAEEYLAFKKLEEFYGNEQDVRGSQTDPCCIDKNDLSISVKGQPADSCNSSDSDMVEELLDEPGHLALPLHPPSLPQLQSPIYTKLVTTNAHNDESRKRKYPFGDNDPFLTKKNHIDVDSNSSSNSENQAADAIPEGYSQPGENLGFDSFQSQKLPSINREQGDFPHDNNLIEWDKLPSITEGFDSSLEFSDTFIDCYLCDRNTEVISVSVNDYSTSAIGEILQCS; encoded by the exons ATGGAGTGGCACTTCTTCAGTCGGCGAGTTTTTAAACACAGCAAAAGCGAAGGCAAAGGTAAAGGCAAAAGCAAAGGCACTCAAATCAACAGGGCTACCAAGGAAGGCTCCTGGAAGAAGCAAGGCGATGACAAACGAATCACTCGGCCCTATTCTGATAAGCAGATCGGGGGGAAGAGGATCTTGACCTTCTACCTACCGAAGAAACAGAGGACTGACTGGGTTATCCATGAGTATTATCTCACTAAGCCCAATTCTGATGAGCAGATCGGGGACTTTGTTCTCTGCCGCTTGAAGCACAAGTCAGGCAAGTctgatgatgatcagcaggatGATCCACTGTGCGATGGAGGTGAACCTAATAGCGGTAGCTGCAGTATGGTCTCCAATGTTGAAGATCAAGGATCCAAAGAGCTGGGAACTGTTCTTCCGATTCCCAATGGCAATAATGATGAAGCTGAACATGGTGGCGGTAGCTGCAGTATGGCCTTTGATGTTGAAAATCAAGCATCCAAACACCTGGAAAATGATCTTTTGATTCCCAATGGCAATGATAATGAAGCTGAACATGGAAGTAGCTGCCCCATCACCTCTGGTTTCGATAATGAAGCTGCAGCAGATGGTATGCTTACAGAAGCAGAAGAATACCTGGCATTCAAGAAGCTGGAAGAATTTTATGGCAATGAGCAAGATGTTAGAGGCTCGCAAACTGATCCATGTTGTATTGATAAGAATGATCTTTCGATCTCTGTCAAAGGTCAACCTGCTGATAGCTGCAATTCATCTGATTCTGATATGGTTGAAGAG TTACTTGATGAGCCAGGACATCTGGCCTTACCCCTTCATCCACCTTCGTTACCTCAACTGCAGTCACCAATATACACAAAGCTTGTCACCACCAATGCCCATAATGATGAATCTCGTAAGAGGAAATATCCATTTGGGGATAATGATCCTTTTCTTACGAAGAAAAATCATATTGATGTAGATAGCAACTCTTCATCAAATTCTGAAAATCAAGCTGCGGATGCGATTCCAGAG GGATATTCTCAACCAGGAGAAAATCTGGGATTTGATTCATTTCAGTCGCAGAAACTACCATCAATAAACAGAGAACAGGGAGATTTTCCCCATGACAATAATTTAATTGAATGGGATAAGTTGCCATCTATAACAGAAGGTTTTGACTCTTCTCTCGAGTTCTCAGATACATTTATTGATTGCTACCTCTGTGACAGAAACACCGAAGTCATCTCTGTATCAGTAAACGATTATTCTACATCAGCCATTGGAGAAATACTCCAATGTAGCTAA
- the LOC133715650 gene encoding NAC domain-containing protein 3-like isoform X1, which produces MMMSSDRITLPKGFRFQPTEEELLSHYLVKKNHQRKDPEIEAIIPDINVCEHEPRDLPALVFTRAKFLPASSNMEWHFFSRRVFKHSKSEGKGKGKSKGTQINRATKEGSWKKQGDDKRITRPYSDKQIGGKRILTFYLPKKQRTDWVIHEYYLTKPNSDEQIGDFVLCRLKHKSGKSDDDQQDDPLCDGGEPNSGSCSMVSNVEDQGSKELGTVLPIPNGNNDEAEHGGGSCSMAFDVENQASKHLENDLLIPNGNDNEAEHGSSCPITSGFDNEAAADGMLTEAEEYLAFKKLEEFYGNEQDVRGSQTDPCCIDKNDLSISVKGQPADSCNSSDSDMVEELLDEPGHLALPLHPPSLPQLQSPIYTKLVTTNAHNDESRKRKYPFGDNDPFLTKKNHIDVDSNSSSNSENQAADAIPEGYSQPGENLGFDSFQSQKLPSINREQGDFPHDNNLIEWDKLPSITEGFDSSLEFSDTFIDCYLCDRNTEVISVSVNDYSTSAIGEILQCS; this is translated from the exons ATGATGATGAGCAGCGACCGCATCACACTTCCAAAGGGTTTCCGATTCCAGCCCACCGAGGAGGAGCTGCTGAGTCATTACTTGGTCAAGAAGAATCATCAGCGCAAGGATCCCGAAATCGAGGCGATCATCCCTGACATCAATGTGTGCGAGCACGAGCCTCGCGACTTACCAG CCCTGGTGTTCACAAGGGCGAAATTTCTGCCGGCCTCTTCGAACATGGAGTGGCACTTCTTCAGTCGGCGAGTTTTTAAACACAGCAAAAGCGAAGGCAAAGGTAAAGGCAAAAGCAAAGGCACTCAAATCAACAGGGCTACCAAGGAAGGCTCCTGGAAGAAGCAAGGCGATGACAAACGAATCACTCGGCCCTATTCTGATAAGCAGATCGGGGGGAAGAGGATCTTGACCTTCTACCTACCGAAGAAACAGAGGACTGACTGGGTTATCCATGAGTATTATCTCACTAAGCCCAATTCTGATGAGCAGATCGGGGACTTTGTTCTCTGCCGCTTGAAGCACAAGTCAGGCAAGTctgatgatgatcagcaggatGATCCACTGTGCGATGGAGGTGAACCTAATAGCGGTAGCTGCAGTATGGTCTCCAATGTTGAAGATCAAGGATCCAAAGAGCTGGGAACTGTTCTTCCGATTCCCAATGGCAATAATGATGAAGCTGAACATGGTGGCGGTAGCTGCAGTATGGCCTTTGATGTTGAAAATCAAGCATCCAAACACCTGGAAAATGATCTTTTGATTCCCAATGGCAATGATAATGAAGCTGAACATGGAAGTAGCTGCCCCATCACCTCTGGTTTCGATAATGAAGCTGCAGCAGATGGTATGCTTACAGAAGCAGAAGAATACCTGGCATTCAAGAAGCTGGAAGAATTTTATGGCAATGAGCAAGATGTTAGAGGCTCGCAAACTGATCCATGTTGTATTGATAAGAATGATCTTTCGATCTCTGTCAAAGGTCAACCTGCTGATAGCTGCAATTCATCTGATTCTGATATGGTTGAAGAG TTACTTGATGAGCCAGGACATCTGGCCTTACCCCTTCATCCACCTTCGTTACCTCAACTGCAGTCACCAATATACACAAAGCTTGTCACCACCAATGCCCATAATGATGAATCTCGTAAGAGGAAATATCCATTTGGGGATAATGATCCTTTTCTTACGAAGAAAAATCATATTGATGTAGATAGCAACTCTTCATCAAATTCTGAAAATCAAGCTGCGGATGCGATTCCAGAG GGATATTCTCAACCAGGAGAAAATCTGGGATTTGATTCATTTCAGTCGCAGAAACTACCATCAATAAACAGAGAACAGGGAGATTTTCCCCATGACAATAATTTAATTGAATGGGATAAGTTGCCATCTATAACAGAAGGTTTTGACTCTTCTCTCGAGTTCTCAGATACATTTATTGATTGCTACCTCTGTGACAGAAACACCGAAGTCATCTCTGTATCAGTAAACGATTATTCTACATCAGCCATTGGAGAAATACTCCAATGTAGCTAA